Below is a window of Vibrio sp. SS-MA-C1-2 DNA.
AATGGGGCCAACCTGGGGACGTAAATACCACGTTATTTTACTCTCAACTGCCGTTATTTGTTTGGCCTTATTTGCAATAATAGAGATCCATTCACCGATTGGCTGGCTATTTATTTTTGCAATTCCAATGCTGATAAAGCATGGCCGAGCGGTATACCAATCAACAAACGGAGAAGCAATCCGACCGATGATGGGAGTCATTGTAAAGTGTGCATTGATCACTAATATCTTATTTTCTATCGGGCTGGTTCTTAGTATTTAACCTTCTTTTCACTGAAATGATCACCAAAGTTCAACGATTATTGCACCATCAAATAGAATCAATGTGATTAATGTAGAGTAACCACAGTGTTTGCATTGAAAAGCAGAGTAGCAAGGTTATACTTTTACTATACCTAAAATAATTGGCGTTGCTAGCCGTCAGCAAGCGAGCATCTTCAAGTATGAAGGGTATATACATTCATCGCATTCTCTTGCAACAATAAGAAGTGAGTTTATGGAATATAATACCTCGGCACTCTGTGATATCTATCTTGACCAAGTTGATGTGGTTGAGCCCATGTTTAGCTCTTTTGGTGGTCGAACGTCCTTTGGGGGACAGATCACCACCATTAAATGCTTTGAAGATAACCTCATACTCAATGAAACCTTAAACCAAGATGGTGAAGGGCGTGTTTTATTGGTCGATGGCGGTGGTTCATTGCGTCGTGCACTTGTTGATGCTGATATAGCACAGTTAGCCATGGACAATAATTGGGAAGGGCTGGTGATTTACGGCTGTGTTCGAGAAGTTGATTTTATTGACGAGTTTGATATTGGCATTAAAGCACTCACTTCTATTCCGGTAGGAGCAGACCAAAATGGTGTCGGTGAAGTCGATGTTCCCGTTAACTTCGGTGGCGTAACCTTTCTTCCTGAAGATTTTATTTATGCGGACTCCACGGGTATTATCCTCTCTCCTGATGCGCTAGATAGCGATGAAGAAGATAACATTGCAGATGAAGAAGAATAATCTTCATTGGTACCACTGATTACAAATAGATAAGTAAGTAGACTTAAAACAATTGGAGTTATTAGTAGGCGGAAAGCGAGTACGACTCTATTAGTATAGGTGTACTATATGATTGGGGCGAACGAGAGACGTCAACAACCTAGTAGCTTCAAGTGTGGAAGTATAGATAAACAAGCGGAGCCAACTGGCTCCGTTTTTGTATCACTCAGACTTTAGTGAGCACTTCGACTCCGCATCCAGAGAGTGAGTAACGCCCTCTAAATACGAGATAGCGTTATACTCTTAAGTGAAAAGAGTCTGTTTATTCAACGTCAGCCATTTTACCTAGCAAACCTTGTAAGCGATCTTGCCATGCTGCATGCTCTTGTTGCATCTCTGCATTGGATTGCTCTAAGTGAGTTTTATTTTCACGCAGCGCGCCAGCTTCTTGCACTAACTCTTCGTTTGCACTTTTGAGCTCTTCAATTTCCATTTGTAGTAGTGCTATGGTATCGACTGCCATTTGCACTTTTGTTTCCAATTTTTCTAATACTTCAAAAGTCATAATCTATCACCTGAATAACTTCAACAATTCACAGTAAAGGATTTTTATTAATCCCACTTCAATACCATCGAGATAAATACTCAACTTAGACTTCAATGACTGAATCGTTGAGGCTAACACCGCGAAACCTTCAATCAAGAAAACATAAATTAATATGCTCACCAATACATCCTGTTAAAAGAGAGGTGAACATCAAAAAGCATCTATCTCATTGAAGTATACTACCAATATTTAAATGATAGTGAACTTTCTTTAAGATAAAAATGACTATTTACTGACATTTCTATTACCAAATTTTCAATTATTATTTTCTATTTAAATATTGATATTAAATCACGCCTCATTTAGCCCCAATTGATTAATTAAAAGTTCTTATTTCTCGAGACCATTCACAGAAGAAAAAATAAACACCTCCCTTTAATCTTAAATTTTTCGCAAAGTGATGATGATCAATTTCGTTCGCGCACTTTTTCTCTACCCTAGCCAAGATGGAATTATAAGCAACTGATTTAATAATATTTATTTATAATAATTAAAGGAATTAATATGAATAAGATAGAGAAAAGAACACTTATTGGCGAGTGTATTGCCGAGTTTATCGGCACTGCATTATTAATATTTTTTGGCGTTGGCTGTGTCGCTGCCCTGGTATTAACCGGTGCTGAATTTGGTCAATGGGAAGTCAGTATTATTTGGGGGCTTGGTGTCGCCATTGCCATTTATTGTACCGCTGGGGTTTCAGGAGCACATATCAATCCTGCCGTCACGATTGCGTTAGCTGCATTTCATGGCTTTGATCGTAACAAAGTCCTTCCTTATATTGGCTCGCAACTACTTGGCGCTTTCTGCTCTGCGGCACTCATCTACTCTCTTTATAGCTCTCTCTTTGCTGAATTTGAAGCCACCGAAAATATTGTTCGCGGCAGCATAGACGGTTTAGCTACCGCTGGAATCTTCTCAACCTATCCACATCAAGCTCTTTCACTTTTTGGGGCTTTTGCGGTTGAATTTGTGATCACCATGGTATTGATGTTTGGTATTTTAGCCTTAGGTGATGATGATAATGGGGCAGTTAGAGGCCCATTAAATCCATTACTAATCGGTATTCTTATTGCGGTCATTGGCGGATCATTAGGGCCCCTAACCGGCTTTGCCATGAATCCTGCTCGTGATTTTGGTCCTAAACTTTTTGCTTTCTTTGCCGGCTGGGACAGCGCATTAAGTGGTGGGAAATCGATCCCTTACTTTATCATTCCAATTTTAGGTCCTATCGCTGGTGCCTCATTTGGAGCATGGGCTTATCCGAAGTTTGTTGGTCAATATCAACCTAAAAAAGGAGGGTGCACGATCCCTAATCAATGTGATGAGCAACAAGCCACTCAATAAGTTATGCCTTTGGAATAACTCGTCGGCGAACAAACGCAATCAACAATCTAGTGACTTCGAGCAGCAAAGGGATAAAAACCAATTTAGAGATAGATCCATAATTTTATAAAGGATGATTTTGTTATGACTGATAAAAGATACATTATTGCACTTGACCAAGGAACAACCAGTTCTCGCACCGTAATCCTCGATCACGATGCCAATATCATTTCCACAGCACAGCGTGAGTTTACTCAGATTTATCCAACAGCAAGCTGGGTTGAACATGACCCGATGGAGATTTGGGCAACACAAAGTGCCACCTTAATTGAGGCGATGGCACAAGCAGGAATAGAAGCTTATCAAGTTGCAGGTATAGGTATCACCAACCAACGCGAGACCACAATTGTTTGGGATAAAACCACAGGAAAACCAATTTATAATGCGATTGTTTGGCAGTGTCGTCGTACCGCAGAAACTTGTGAGCAGCTAAAAAAACAGGGATTAACCAATTATATCCAAGAGAATACTGGATTAGTCGTCGACCCCTATTTCTCGGGAACAAAAATAAAATGGATTTTAGATAACGTCGAAGGTGCCCGCGATAAAGCAGAAAAAGGTGACTTGCTATTCGGTACTGTCGATACTTGGTTAATCTGGAATATGACCCAAGGGCGAGTACATGTCACCGACTATACCAATGCTTCTCGCACCATGGTCTTTAATATTAATACCCTACAATGGGACCAAAAACTCTTAGACGCATTAAACATTCCACCCTCTATGATGCCAGAAGTTAAATCCTCCTCTGAAGTTTACGGTCAAACCAATGTTGGGGGCAAAGGTGGCACGCGAATCCCAATTTCAGGCATTGCGGGAGATCAACAAGCGGCGCTCTTTGGTCAAATGTGTGTTGAGGCTGGACAAGCAAAAAACACTTACGGCACGGGTTGCTTCTTATTAATGAATACCGGAAAGGAGAAAATCACCTCGCAAAATGGATTACTCACCACTCTGGCTTGCGATGAAAAAGGTGAAGTCGCTTACGCTCTAGAAGGGGCGGTGTTTATGGGTGGCGCTTCTATCCAATGGTTGCGCGATGAGATGAAATTAATCACTGATGCCAAAGATTCAGAATACTTTGCCAATAAAGTCAGCTCTTCGAATGGCGTTTATGTGGTTCCCGCTTTTACCGGATTAGGGGCGCCTTATTGGGATGCTTATGCCAGAGGAACCATTTTAGGGTTAACACGAGGATCAAATGCGAACCATATTATTCGAGCAACGTTGGAGAGTATTGCATATCAAACTCGAGATGTACTTGATGCAATGCAGGCAGACTCTGGTATCCAACTCACCCAATTAAATGTCGATGGTGGTGCCGTTGCCAATAACTTCTTAATGCAGTTTCAATCAGATCTATTAAAAACAGAAGTTGTTCGTCCGAAAGTCACCGAAGTAACCGCTCTTGGTGCCGCTTATCTTGCTGGTCTCTCTGTTGGTTTTTGGCAAAATATAGATGAGTTAAAGAATAATGCGGAAATTGATACTTTATTTGTTCCCGTTGAAGATGACGATAAACGCCAAGAACGCTATAACGGCTGGCTTCGTGCAGTTAATGCTGTTCAATCTTGGTCTAAAAAATCTTAAAGCAAAGTATGCGGTAGTATCAAGAAAAGCATAATCGACACCGGAGAGAATAAGTATTTAAAATGCTTAGTTCTCTCCTCTTTTCGACTCTGGAACAAGAAATAAAATCGTCTTCTACTATCCTATTAAATAGCTGCCCTTATAAAGTCCATACTTCATGTTAAAAAATCAACGTTTAAAGCATCAACTCTATGTCATTATCTTCGGTACTCATACTCGATCTGGTCGTATTTTTGATATCGCTTTAATTATCGCTATTGTTAGCTCTTTAGTGATTTTAATTCTAGAATCACTACCTAATGTCGTCGCTAATTGGTCAACCGAATTACACTATATTGAGTACACTTTTACTGCACTCTTTACCATTGAATATCTATTGAGACTCTACTGCTCACCAAAACCGAAAGCTTATGCCACCAGCTTTTACGGAGGGATTGATCTTCTCGCAATACTTCCAACTTATATCGCTATCATCTTCCCTGATGCCGCATTTATGGGCGTCATCAGACTGCTACGAGTCATGAGAATATTTCGAATTCTTAAGCTGGTTCGTTATCTACAAGATTCAAACCTCCTACTACGCTCACTGTTATTAGCTCGACGTAAAATTCTAATCTTTTTTAGTACCGTTGGGATTTTAGTCACTATCTTTGGTGCATTAATTTTTATTATAGAAGGGCCGGAGAATGGCTTTACCAGTATTCCTCAAAGTATCTACTGGGCAATAGTGACAATTACCACCGTAGGTTATGGTGATATTGTGCCACAAACGACACTAGGAAAAGGGTTGGCATCGCTTACTATGCTGCTGGGTTACTCCATTTTAGCCGTACCAACGGGGATAATTACGGCTCAGATAAACAATGAGATGAACGTCCATAAAGAGTTAGTTAAGTGTCCCAATTGTAATCAATCAGGTCATGAATCAGATGCCATTTATTGTAAATTTTGTGGTAGCGAACTTGCTGAGCCAGACAACCGAGTCATAGATGGGGATAACAGTTTGAAATAAAAGCTGAATTCTAGTTAAAATAATTGGAGTTGCTAGTCGGTAAACGAAGGGAGCCAACAACCTAGCAACTTCAAGTAAGAAGGGATAGAACGCTATTGACGCCCCGCCAATAAATGCTCTTCAATCATATCAAGGAAAGGGCCACCAAAACGTTCAAGTTTTCGTTCACCTACACCATTAACCGCTAACATTTCGCCTTCAGACATCGGTAGCATCTCGGCCATCTCCATCAAGGTTGCATCATTAAAGACCACATACGGTGGGAGATCTTCTTCATCAGCAATCGCTTTTCGTAATTGACGTAATTTAGCAAACAGCTTTTTGTCATAGCGACGATTGGCCATTTTATCGGCTTTACTACTACGAGGCGTCACGCTTAACCTTGGCACAGCAAGTTCTAATGCCAATTCACCACGTAGTAGAGGACGAGCCTCTTCTGTTAATTGTAGAGTTGAATTGCGCGTGATGTTTTGCCCTAAAAAGCCCCGGTGAACCAATTGACGTAAAATACTCACCCAATGCTCATGACTATACTCTTTGCCGATACCATAAGTGGTGAGTTTATCGTGTCCGAGTTCGCGAACACGGTGATTATTCATGCCTCGCAGCACTTCAGCCACATAATTAATCCCGAAACCTTGATTGACACGATAGACACAAGAGAGTGCCTTTTGTGCCTGTTCTGTTGCATCAAACTTCCGTGGCGGATCAAGACAGATATCGCAGTTACCGCAAGGCTTTTCGCGGTATTCACCAAAATAGTTCAGTAATACCTGACGACGACAAGTTTGGGCTTCAGCAAAATCGCCCATTGCATTGAGTTTATGGTTCTCTATCTGCTTTTGTGGCCCATCTTCTTTCTCGTCTAACATTCGACGCAGCCAACCAATATCCGAAGGATCATAAAGCATCACTGCTTCAGCTGGCAGACCATCTCGCCCTGCTCGTCCCGTCTCTTGATAATAGGATTCAATATTGCGAGGGATATCATTATGGATAACAAAGCGTACATTGGGTTTATTAATTCCCATACCGAACGCAACTGTCGCCACCACAATTTGTAGGTCATCACGCTGGAACTGCTCTTGTACTTTGGCACGTTCCTCGACAGGAAATCCCGCATGATAAGCACCCGCAGCAATATAGTTATCTTTTAACTTTGCGGTGATCTGTTCAACTTTTTTACGGCTACTGCAATAGATGATCCCACTTTGTCCTCGCTGCCCTTTTAAGTAATTGAGCAATTGAGCCATCGGCTTATGCTTTTCCATCAAGGTATAGCGAATATTTGGACGGTCAAAACTGCCTAAATAGAGATGCGGAGCATGCAATTTAAGGCGAGAGATAATATCTTTACGTGTTGCATCATCAGCCGTCGCGGTTAACGCCATCATCGGAACAGCAGGAAAGAGGGTTTTCAGCTCACCTAATGCTGCATATTCAGGGCGAAAATCATGCCCCCATTGCGAAATACAGTGCGCTTCATCGATGGCAATTAACGATAAATGTACGGACTCTAACCGCTCAAGAAAGTCTCGCATCAAGACACGTTCTGGTGAGACATAGACTAGCTTTAATTCACCACGATGCATCGCATTATAGGTCGCGATTAACTTATCTCGATCAATGGTTGAATTAATACACGCCGCAGCAACACCGTCAGCATTAAGTTGATCAACTTGGTCTTTCATCAAAGAGATCAATGGTGAGATAACTAAAGTTAATCCATCATTCATCAGTGCGGGAACTTGATAACAGAGAGACTTACCGCCTCCTGTTGGCATGATGACCACACTGTCCTTGCCATTAGTCACTTGGTCAATGGCATCTTGTTGACCTGCACGAAACGCTTGATAGCCAAAGACGGTCTGCAAGATATCTAAACTTGGGTTGGTTGGCGCCGATGTACTATTTAAATCAAGAGCAGAAGTCGTCAAAGTGAAATACCATCAAAGAGAGTTTAAAAGAGTAAGCAAATAAAAATAAGCCGCCCATTGTAACGGTAGTCGGCTATTGCGCCAAGTAACAGTTCAGATCTTCCTAAAGTCAGATCTCATCGCTATCTATTTTCACGACACCGCAATATACTAGCAATCTATTATTTTTATGTAAGTTATTAACGATGGAACAACAAGATAGAACCAAACAAGGGATATTTTTAGCACTTGGCGCCTATACAATGTGGGGAATTGCGCCAATCTATTTCAAAGCGATCTCAGAAGTCCCTGCATTAGAAATTTTAAGCCATCGAGTTATCTGGTCTTTTTTCTTCCTCATTTTAATTATCTCAATAGGTAAAAATTGGCACCATGTTGCCAATGTTTTTAAGCAGCCGAAAAAAGTCGGGCTTCTTTTCTGTTCATCAATTCTGATCGCCATTAACTGGTTAGTCTTTATTTGGGCGGTTAATAATAATCATATGCTAGATGCCAGCCTTGGTTACTTTATCAATCCATTAATCAATGTGTTATTAGGAATGATTTTCTTGGGAGAGAGGTTACGAAAATTACAGTGGTTCGCGGTATTATTAGCCGTCATTGCCGTGGCGATAGAGCTGATTAACTTTGGTTCACTGCCTTGGGTTGCCCTGACGTTAGCCTGCTCTTTTGCTTTTTATGGTTTGCTACGTAAAAAAATCAATATTGATGCTAAAAGTGGATTACTGCTGGAAACTATGATTTTATGGCCAGTCGCCAGTATTTATTTGTTCTTTTTTGCTCACTCATCAACCTCTGAATTTAGTGCAAACCCGATGATGCTCAATATTTTATTGATTTCAGCAGGGGTCGTTACCACTTTGCCTTTACTCTGTTTCACTGCTGCAGCGACGCGTTTAAAGCTATCAACGCTAGGCTTCTTCCAATACATTGGTCCAAGTTTGATGTTCTTATTTGCAACGCTAATTTATAACGAGCCATTAACCGTAGAAAAAGGGATCACCTTTATCTTTATTATCGCGGCACTTGTTGTCTTTACCAGTGACAGCATTATTGGTCATAAAAATCGAAAAAACATCAAAGCAGCAACTGAAAGCTAGAGAAAACATGTAAATCTTCACAAATAATAAAAAAGCACCCTACGGTGCTTTTTTATTTAACGATAAAGAACAGCATTACATCGGTGTAAGGTTTGCGTATTGTGTCACTAACCACTTAATTCCTTCACCATTAAATGCAACTTGAACACGGCTCTGCGCGCCTGTACCTTCAAAGTTGATAATGGTACCTTCACCAAATTTAGCGTGACTCACTCTTTGTCCTAAATTGAATCCAGTTTGGTTAAAGTTAGCGTTCTGTTTGGTATTGCTAAAACGGCTATCGCTCGATTGAGTTCGACTCACCTTTGCCTTCATTCGTACTTCTTCAACGAAGTGTTCAGGGATCTCTTTAATAAAGCGTGACGGCTTATGGTACATCTCTTTACCATAAAGACGGCGCATCTCAGCATAAGTAAGGTAAAGTTTCTCCATCGCACGGGTCATCCCCACATAACAGAGACGACGCTCTTCTTCTAAACGTCCGGCTTGCTCAACCGACATTTGACTTGGGAACATTCCCTCTTCAACACCGACCATAAAGACCAGTGGAAACTCTAACCCTTTTGCACTATGGAGGGTCATTAGCTGTACCGCATCTTCAAATGCATCCGCTTGCCCCTCACCCGCTTCCAAAGCTGCATGAGATAAGAATGCCAATAACGGACTCATATCATCCGCCTCTTCTGGCACTTCAAACTGACGAGTTGCCGTGACCAGCTCTTCCAAGTTTTCAATACGAGCTTGGCCTTTCTCGCCCTTCTCTTGCTGATACATCGCTTTAAGACCCGAATTATGGATCACTAAATCGGTCTGTTGGAAGAGAGCCATTTCTCGACTGTCATCTTCTAGTGCATCAATCAATTCAATAAAACGACGCAGAGAGTTTGCAGCACGTCCCGCTAACACTTGTTCATTGAGTAAAGCAACACAGCTCTGCCACATGGTTTCACCACGATCTCGAGCCGCTTTACGAATCGTCTCAAGGGTACGATCCCCTAAACCACGAGTTGGAGTATTCACAATACGCTCAAAGGCAGCATCATCATTGCGATTACCGATTAAACGAAGATAAGCGAGGGTATCCTTGATTTCTTGACGATCAAAGAAGCGCATGCCACCATAAATTCGATATGGTAACCGCTGTTGCAGTAAAGCCTCTTCCAGTACACGTGACTGTGCATTACTACGATAGAGAATGGCACAGTCGGTTAATGTGCCACCAGAATCAAAGTGAGATTTAATTTTACTCACCACAAAGCGGGCTTCATCTAACTCATTAAATGCAGAGTAAAGTGAGATAGGATCACCATCAACGCCATCTGTCCAAAGCTCTTTACCCATTCGCTCGGTATTATTAGCAATCAGTTCATTAGAGGCTTTTAGAATGGTACCTGTTGAGCGGTAGTTTTGCTCAAGGAAAATAGTCTCAGCTTGATGGAATTCAGTGACAAATTTCTGAATATTTTCAATTTTTGCTCCACGCCAGCCATAGATCGACTGATCATCATCTCCAACAATCATCACACAGCAGTCTTTACCTGCCATCATTCGTAACCAAGCGTATTGAATATTGTTGGTATCTTGGAATTCATCCACCAAAATATGTTGGAAGCGAGATTGATAATGTTCACGAATATGCTTTTTATCACGTAAAAGTTCATGAGTCCGTAGCAGTATTTCCGCAAAATCCACTAACCCTGAACGATCACACGCTTCTTGATAAGCGGTATAAATTTGTAACCACGTTTTTGCCACCGGATCATTATATGGGTCGATATGACGAGGTCGTAATCCTTCATCTTTCTTCTCATTAATGTACCAAGCAGCTTGCTTAGCTGGCCAATGTTTCTCATCAAGATTTTGCGCTTTGATCAGTCGACGTAATAAGCGCATCTGGTCATCAGAGTCTAGTATTTGAAAATCTTCAGGAAGGTTGGCATCCAAATAGTGAGCACGCAAAATTCGGTGACAAATACCGTGGAAAGTGCCATTCCACATCCCCGCTGCACTGCCACGCATCAACTCTTCAATACGCCCTTTCATTTCAGCAGCGGCTTTATTGGTAAAGGTCACTGACATGATTGCATAAGGTGACACTTGTTCAACTTGAAGTAACCAAGCGATACGATGGACAAGGACGCGAGTTTTACCACTCCCGGCTCCGGCTAAAACAAGATGATTTCCTAAAGAGGCGGCCACAGCTTCGCGCTGTTTATCATTAAGGCCGTGAAGCAAGCTTGATACGTCCATCATTATTCACTGGTTATTTGTACATGATTGTGAGTATATACCGAAACCCCCTAGCGATGCGAGTAGGAGGCGGTATTCTTATCTATTACAATCTGGTTTACCCCGATCGTTTTATTATATTAGATACCAGAACCACCAAAAAAGGTGTTATTAGGATGATTAAATTGTTGATCCATCTCTAAAGAGGGCTTTTCAGTATCTGGACGACCGATAATCTTGGCAGGAACACCAGCAACCGTGGTGTGAGCAGGTACAGGCTGTAAAACCACAGAGCAAGATCCAATCTGAGCCCCGATACCGACTTCAATATTACCCAACACTTTAGCCCCAGCTCCAATCATTACGCCTTCACGAATTTTAGGGTGACGATCGCCGGTCTCTTTTCCTGTTCCCCCTAAAGTGACATCTTGCAAGATTGAGACATCATCATCAACAACCGCGGTTTCTCCAATCACAATTCCCGTTGCATGGTCAAACATAATTCCTTGGCCAATTTTCGCGGCAGGGTGTACATCCACTTGGCAAGTCACTGAAATCTGATTTTGTAAGTAAACAGCCAGGGCAAAACGCGATTCTCCCCAAAGGTAATTCGCAACCCGATAACCTTGTAGCGCATGGAAACCTTTTAAATAAAGCAATGGTGTTGCACACATGCCCACCGCAGGATCTCGAGTTACGGTTGCTTCAATATCTGCCGCAGCCGCTTCAACTAAACAAGGGTTCTTTTCATAAGCTTCTTCAACCACTTCACGAACCGCCATGGCTGGCATGGAAACTGTCGCTAACTTATTTGCTAGAATATAGCTTAAAGCTGCGCCTAAATTATCATGCTTGAGAATTGTCGCATGATAAAAACTGGCTAGCATTGGCTCTTCTTCAGCTTGCTCTCTGGCTTCTTGACAAATCCGTTGCCAAGTTGTTGTCCCCAATTGACACTCTGACATATCTAATACTCCTGTAACATAGATTAACGACGCCTTTCACCTAATAACTGTATTGCAACAAAGAGAAGATTTCTAATAAAAAATGATTTAATTGAAGAGATTAGCAATGAACAACGGCGGTATTCTTATAATCTTAATTTTTAACAGATAAAAAAATAGCGTAAGAACAAAAATTCTCACGCTATCTCTATCATTCAGTAATTTTGAGTTAAACCTTGAACGGTTGAAACAATAGTTAAGATTCGTCTTTCATCTCGCGAGAAAGCAGATCTTTCACCACATCATCGGTACGCTTACCTTGGTAAAGAACCAGATAAACCTGCTCAACAATCGGCATATCGACCTGATAACGTTGAGCTAAATTCCAAACCTCTTCGGCGTTACGATAACCTTCCACAACCTGACCAATGTCATTTTGTGCAGTTTCAACATCACAACCTTGCCCTAACGCTAAACCAAAGCGACGGTTTCGAGACTGATTATCGGTACAGGTTAAGACTAGATCGCCCAATCCTGCCATCCCCATAAAGCTCTTTTGATCCGCGCCAAGTGCAACACCCAAACGAGACATTTCAACTAAGCCTCGTGTGATCAGTGCTGTTCTGGCATTCGCACCAAAACCAATACCATCAGAGATACCAGCCGCAATCGCAATCACATTTTTAATCGCACCACCAAGCTGTAGAGCAATAAAGTCATGATTTCGATAAACGCGCAGTGATTTACTACAGTGAATCTCTTTTTGCAAATCACTGACAAATTGTGGGTCATTCGATGACACTGCAATTGCCGTAGGAAGTCCAGCGGCTAACTCTTTCGCAAAGGTCGGCCCAGAAAGAGCCGCTAATGAAATCTGATCACCAAGGATTTCTGTCGCCACATCTTGAAGCAGACGCCCAGTATGTGGTTCTAAACCCTTTGTGGCCCAGCAAAGGCGCGAGTCTTCTCGTAATACCGGTTTGATCTGTTTGAGTACTAAACCAAAAACATGGCTTGGTACAACAACTAACAGATCTCGGCTCGCCGCTACTGCACTCTGAATATCGCTCTCAATCACTAATGAAGCTGGAAATGGTATCCCAGGTAAAAATGCGTT
It encodes the following:
- the rraA gene encoding ribonuclease E activity regulator RraA, coding for MEYNTSALCDIYLDQVDVVEPMFSSFGGRTSFGGQITTIKCFEDNLILNETLNQDGEGRVLLVDGGGSLRRALVDADIAQLAMDNNWEGLVIYGCVREVDFIDEFDIGIKALTSIPVGADQNGVGEVDVPVNFGGVTFLPEDFIYADSTGIILSPDALDSDEEDNIADEEE
- the zapB gene encoding cell division protein ZapB — encoded protein: MTFEVLEKLETKVQMAVDTIALLQMEIEELKSANEELVQEAGALRENKTHLEQSNAEMQQEHAAWQDRLQGLLGKMADVE
- a CDS encoding MIP/aquaporin family protein — encoded protein: MNKIEKRTLIGECIAEFIGTALLIFFGVGCVAALVLTGAEFGQWEVSIIWGLGVAIAIYCTAGVSGAHINPAVTIALAAFHGFDRNKVLPYIGSQLLGAFCSAALIYSLYSSLFAEFEATENIVRGSIDGLATAGIFSTYPHQALSLFGAFAVEFVITMVLMFGILALGDDDNGAVRGPLNPLLIGILIAVIGGSLGPLTGFAMNPARDFGPKLFAFFAGWDSALSGGKSIPYFIIPILGPIAGASFGAWAYPKFVGQYQPKKGGCTIPNQCDEQQATQ
- the glpK gene encoding glycerol kinase GlpK → MTDKRYIIALDQGTTSSRTVILDHDANIISTAQREFTQIYPTASWVEHDPMEIWATQSATLIEAMAQAGIEAYQVAGIGITNQRETTIVWDKTTGKPIYNAIVWQCRRTAETCEQLKKQGLTNYIQENTGLVVDPYFSGTKIKWILDNVEGARDKAEKGDLLFGTVDTWLIWNMTQGRVHVTDYTNASRTMVFNINTLQWDQKLLDALNIPPSMMPEVKSSSEVYGQTNVGGKGGTRIPISGIAGDQQAALFGQMCVEAGQAKNTYGTGCFLLMNTGKEKITSQNGLLTTLACDEKGEVAYALEGAVFMGGASIQWLRDEMKLITDAKDSEYFANKVSSSNGVYVVPAFTGLGAPYWDAYARGTILGLTRGSNANHIIRATLESIAYQTRDVLDAMQADSGIQLTQLNVDGGAVANNFLMQFQSDLLKTEVVRPKVTEVTALGAAYLAGLSVGFWQNIDELKNNAEIDTLFVPVEDDDKRQERYNGWLRAVNAVQSWSKKS
- a CDS encoding ion transporter, with translation MLKNQRLKHQLYVIIFGTHTRSGRIFDIALIIAIVSSLVILILESLPNVVANWSTELHYIEYTFTALFTIEYLLRLYCSPKPKAYATSFYGGIDLLAILPTYIAIIFPDAAFMGVIRLLRVMRIFRILKLVRYLQDSNLLLRSLLLARRKILIFFSTVGILVTIFGALIFIIEGPENGFTSIPQSIYWAIVTITTVGYGDIVPQTTLGKGLASLTMLLGYSILAVPTGIITAQINNEMNVHKELVKCPNCNQSGHESDAIYCKFCGSELAEPDNRVIDGDNSLK
- the recQ gene encoding ATP-dependent DNA helicase RecQ; the protein is MTTSALDLNSTSAPTNPSLDILQTVFGYQAFRAGQQDAIDQVTNGKDSVVIMPTGGGKSLCYQVPALMNDGLTLVISPLISLMKDQVDQLNADGVAAACINSTIDRDKLIATYNAMHRGELKLVYVSPERVLMRDFLERLESVHLSLIAIDEAHCISQWGHDFRPEYAALGELKTLFPAVPMMALTATADDATRKDIISRLKLHAPHLYLGSFDRPNIRYTLMEKHKPMAQLLNYLKGQRGQSGIIYCSSRKKVEQITAKLKDNYIAAGAYHAGFPVEERAKVQEQFQRDDLQIVVATVAFGMGINKPNVRFVIHNDIPRNIESYYQETGRAGRDGLPAEAVMLYDPSDIGWLRRMLDEKEDGPQKQIENHKLNAMGDFAEAQTCRRQVLLNYFGEYREKPCGNCDICLDPPRKFDATEQAQKALSCVYRVNQGFGINYVAEVLRGMNNHRVRELGHDKLTTYGIGKEYSHEHWVSILRQLVHRGFLGQNITRNSTLQLTEEARPLLRGELALELAVPRLSVTPRSSKADKMANRRYDKKLFAKLRQLRKAIADEEDLPPYVVFNDATLMEMAEMLPMSEGEMLAVNGVGERKLERFGGPFLDMIEEHLLAGRQ
- the rarD gene encoding EamA family transporter RarD, encoding MEQQDRTKQGIFLALGAYTMWGIAPIYFKAISEVPALEILSHRVIWSFFFLILIISIGKNWHHVANVFKQPKKVGLLFCSSILIAINWLVFIWAVNNNHMLDASLGYFINPLINVLLGMIFLGERLRKLQWFAVLLAVIAVAIELINFGSLPWVALTLACSFAFYGLLRKKINIDAKSGLLLETMILWPVASIYLFFFAHSSTSEFSANPMMLNILLISAGVVTTLPLLCFTAAATRLKLSTLGFFQYIGPSLMFLFATLIYNEPLTVEKGITFIFIIAALVVFTSDSIIGHKNRKNIKAATES